The genomic segment TCCGGCTGCGGATGCTGATGATGCGCGTCCGGTCGGGAAACCAGAAGCTGTCGGCGCGCGGGTGATGATACGCCATCAGGGCGGCGGTGTCCTGCGCGGCGGCGGACCAGACCGAATCCTCCATGAGCTTGAACAGGAGCAGCCCGTCGCGGAACTCGGCCATGATGGTCTTGAAGTCGTCGTTCGTTACCTCGAGGCGCGATGCTTCGAGATCCAGCGCCGCGTTGTTGAGGTACATGTCGATCGTCCGGTAGACCCGCTGCAGCGTATCGGCGATGTACGGCAGGTTCGCCGTCTCGGCGTAGTCGACGATGTCTTTGAACGTTTGACGCTCGGAGCCGACGCCGATCACGAGCTTGCTCATGTCTTCCGCCGGCGTGTCCAGGATGTCGCGGGCCCGGAAGGGGCGGCCGTGCAGCGCACTCAGGATGGCGGTCGTATCGACGAAGACGCCTTCCCGCTTGCGGATCGTGGCGGCCATGCGGTCTTCCGCTTCGCGGACGCGGGGAAGGCGGGTGGCGTTCAGCTTGAGGTCTTCGTAGCTCTCCTCGAACGTCTGCGGTTCTTCGATCTGATCGAGTCGCACGATGTGCAGGCCGTACGCCGTCTCGATGATATCCGAGAAGCCGCCGGGTTCGGGAATGTTGAACAGGGCGTTCTTGAACGACTCCGGAAGCTGCGGCGTCGTGTAGGCGACGCGGCCCAGCTGGCCCCCGCGCGATCCGGTCTCGGTGTCTTCGGACCGGGTCTTGGCCATCTCGCGGAAGTCCGCGCCGGCCTTCAGTTCGGCGTAAATCGCCTCGATGCGTTCGCGCGGCGTCGAGTTGTCGCCCAGGCGCGGCGCGTCGCGGACGGCGATGTGGGACGCCCAGCGGTCCGGCACGCGGTCGCGGAGGTCGTGAACTTTCAGGATGTGGTAGCCGAACTGCGAACGGAAGATGCCCGAGATCGAGTCCACCGGCGTGGTGTAGGCTACTTCCTCAAACGATTCCACCATCTGGCCGCCGGAGAAATAGCCGAGCCGGCCGCGGGCGCCGGCCGCGTTGCCGCGCGCCGAGGGGTCTTCGGAGTTACGGGCGGCGAGGTCGCCGAAATCGACCCCCTGCCGGGCGGAGTCGCGGATGGCCATCAGCTTGTTGTAGGCGGCCAGCGTATCCGCCGGCGGCGCATCCTGCGGCACCCGAATCAGGATGTGACTCGCATCCACGATCTTCTGACGGCGCTCGTACAGCGTGTGGAGGATGGGCTCCATGATCGAGCGCTCGAGCAGGAACGGACGCGCGAGTTGCTTGCGGTAGGCGTCGATTTCGTTCGTGATCGAAGGGTCGCTGGCGAGCCCCAGCTCTTCGGCATACATGACCTTCATCCGGAACTCGGCATAGCGGTTCAGGAAGTCCTCGTACTCGGCGAGCGAATCGGCTATGGCCATCGGGCGACCACCGACGGAACGGGCATAGCGATCCTCGAATTCGTGGAGCGTGAGGGGTTTGCCGGCGATCCGCGCCACCGCGCTCCCTGTTTCCTTCCCGGATTCGATGGCGGTCTGGCCCGAACCGCTGCAACCGGCCAGGGTGAGGCCTACCGTGAGCGCCAGGGCGACGAGCAGTAGAGAACGCCGATGCGTTGGTTCAACTAGGTGTTTCATGATGCTGCTATGCGTACTGCTACTTGATTAAACGGAGTGAACAATGCGTGGACAAAGGGCGAGGATAAAGCGATGCTGGTGGAATCCTGGAAGGGGCGGGATACCGGGACGATAGCGCCACAAACGTCATACACGGGCGGGAGGTTCAGCACCGGGCAACTTTTAATCATGCCGATTGTCGTACTAAACGTATCCCGGAACCAGGATTCGCGGAACGTATGGACATGCCATCGAGCGACATACCACAGGATGATAGGGCGCTGATTGAAGCGTTCAAGTCGGGCGACGAGTTTGCGTTTGTCTCGTTGTACAACCGCTACAAGGCTGCTGTCTACGCCTTCTGCGTCAAAATGCTCCTGAACCGTGAACAGGCTCGCGACGCCATGCAGGAGACCTTTCTCCGTGTGTACGAGAACCGCGAGCGCCTGATTAAAACGGATTCGTTCCGATCCTGGCTCTATACGATCGCGCGGAATCAGTGCCTCAATCAGCTGCGCCGCAACAACTGGCAGGTAGCCTTCGAACCCCAGCACGAGGAATCGCCCTCGCTCCGTCCCGATCGCGAGACACCGATCCAGGAACTGGAGAAAAGCGAGCAGATCGAGCTGGTGAATCGCTACCTGGCGACGCTGAAGCCGGACTATCGCGAAGTGATCGTTCTCCGGGAATATCAAAACCTGACCTATGAAGAGATCGCCGCAATCACCCGCAGTTCACTCAGTGCGGTAAAATCGCGGCTCTTTAAAGCTCGGCGGACACTGGCCAAATACCTCGAGGATGCGCTTGGGAGCGAAGCTCCCAAGATCGGGGTGGAGTGACCTGGCCTCCTGCCAGGTTCACGGTATTTCGAATCGAGCTTGATATACGCGTATGTCTACGGAATCCAATCGACCGCTGGCCCATGCCGCGGACATCAATGACGATACGGCGCTGGAAGCGTTGAACCTGTTCGTCGACGGCGAACTGGGGCTGAACGAACAGGGGCCGCTTTTTGCGCATCTGGCGGAGTGCGTCTCGTGCCGGCGCGATCTCGAACACATCATGCGCTTCCGGCGGATGAGCCGCTCTGAACATCTCGTCGTCCCGCCCTCGGTCGACGACGGGTTTTTCAAGAAGCTCGATGCCCTTCGCGTGTCCTCGATACGCCATAACCGCGCCGACGACCGCCGGTCCGTGTGGCAACGCAAGGCCCCCGTCTCGTTCCGCGCGGCGGTGATCACCGCGGTGCTCGTCTTCCTCACCGGCCTGCTCTTCCCCTCGAACACGCCCGACTACGCCCGCCCCGGCTATGTCGTCGGCGCCGACGAGACGATCGAGTTTCCCGATGTGAGCCTGACGCCCACGGCGCTCGCGACGCTCTACGTCTTTTACCCCGGCGTCACCGTCGAAGCCGCCCAGCACGACGACTGAGGCGCGGGTCGGCTATTCGAAAATATGACTAGCACATGGCGGGAACGGTCTCGGGCCGTATCTTGAGCCGCTATTGTTGGCTCAAGAATCTATCGACACAGTGCTGAATCATGACTGACGTGCGGGTGCGCTTCGCGCCGAGTCCGACGGGGTTGCTGCATATCGGAGGGTTGCGGACGGCGCTCTACAACTACCTGTTCGCCCGCCGGCATGGCGGGACGTTCGTGTTGCGTATCGAGGATACGGACCAGGAGCGGTTCGTGGACGAGGCGGAACAGGATATCCTCGACGCCCTCGCCTGGGCCGGCCTCTCCTACGACGAGGGTCCGCGGATCGGCGGCCCGTTCGGATCCTACTACCAGAGCGAGCGCAAGGCGTTTTATAAGGAGCAGGTGGACCGCCTCCTGGCGGAAGGGCACGCCTATTTTGCCTTCGATACGCCCGAGGAATTGCAGGCCATGCGGGATCGGCTGACCTCGGGCGAAAACCCCAACCCCCGCTACGACGCCGAGACGCGCCTCGCCATGCGGAACGCCTTCACCCTGCCGGCCTCGGAGGTAAAGGCCCGCGTGGATGCCGGCGAGCCGTATGTCGTGCGCCTGAATGTGCCCCAGGGCCAGACGATCCAGTTTAACGACATCATCCGCGGGACGGTCGTCTTCAAGTCCTCGGAGATCGACGACCAGGTCCTGATGAAATCGGACGGGCTGCCGACCTACCACCTTGCGAATGTGGTGGACGATCACCTCATGCGGATATCCCACATCGTGCGCGGGGAGGAATGGCTGCCCTCGACGCCGAAACACATCCTGCTCTACCGGTCCCTGGGCTGGGAGCCGCCGCAGATGGCGCACCTGCCGCTCATCCTCAGCCCCAACGGCGGCAAGCTATCCAAGCGCAATGCCGACAAGATGGGCATCCCGGTCAACGTGCGCCAGTATCGCGAACTCGGCTACGAACCAGAGGCGCTCGTCAACTACCTCGCCTTTCTGGGCTGGAATCCGGGCGACGAACGCGAAGTGTTCAACCTGCCGGATCTGATCGATGCGTTTTCGCTGGAACGCATCGGGAAGGGAGGAACGCAGTACAGTCCGGACAAGATGAACTGGTACAACCAGCAGCATCTGCGCCAGATGGACGACGCATCCCTCGCCGGCCGCGTGCGCCCGTATCTCGATGCCGCCGGCCTCACGGCAGAGCCCGCGTATGTCGAACGGGTCGCCGGCCTGATGAAGGATCGCATCACGTTTCTGCACGAGCTGGCATCGACCTGGCGCTTCTTCTTCGAGGAGCCCCAGGCCTACGATCCGGATGGCGTCGCGAAACGGTGGAAAGAGGATTCGGCCGATCTGCTCGCCGCCTATGCGACGCGGCTGGAGGAGGCGCCGGCGTTCACGGCCGCGGTATGCGAGGAGCAGCTGCGCGAACTGGCGGAGTCGCGCGAGGCCGGTGCCGGCCGGATCATCCATCCGGTCCGTCTGGCCGTAAGCGGCATCACCAACGGCCCGAGCCTCTTCGAGATGCTCGAGGTGCTGGGGCGGGAGACCTGCGTGCGCCGGATGCGCGTCGCTATCGAGCGGCTCGCGGCCTGACCCGGCTACACGCGGAACAGGTAGCTCAGTTTGAAGAAGAAGCCGTCGTTGACGCGCCGAAGGGCGTTGAAGCGATAGGTGTTGGGCTCGTTCAGGCTGCTGCCGTAACCCAGAAAGAGCACCGTTCCGGGCGTGGGTCGGTAGGATAACAGCCAGTCGACCCGCACGTTGTTGGTGCGCCGCGCCACGGACCGCTGATAGGTGCCGGTCTCGCGGTCCAGCACGAGAATGGCGCCTTCCGTGCGCGAGTTGTCGCGGAGCGCATCCACGAAGTTGGCGTCGTATTGCCCCACGAGGCGGACGAACAGGGAGGGGGTGAGCTGGTACTCCACCTTCAGACGCGGTACGCGGCGGATGCCTACGTTGCTGCGGTCATTCGCGCGGATGTACTGCTGATGGCTGTACAGCAGGTTGAAACGCAGCTTGTCGGTGGGATTCCAGTTCAGCGCGAGGTCGATGAAAACGATATCGGCGGAGGCCCACTCGAAAAAGTTGTCGTCGCGGCCGGCGACGATAAAGACCTCGCTCGAAAACGTGTTGAGCTGGGGCGTGCTCATGAACGTCCAGAAGCCGAGGTTCGTCAGGCGGTCCACACCGGAGTAGGCCACGGTATCCACCGGCACGCCGGCGGCATCGGTCCGCTCGACGAAGAAGTCGGTGTACAGCTCGTCCGGGTACTTGAACGATTCGTAATAGACCGACGTCCCGCCGTTCCAACCGCCCCGCAGGCTGTACCCCGTGTTGCCATGGAGCTTGCGGTCGTTCGGACCGGTGCCGCGGGTGAAGCGGTCGTAGTCCCAGGTGCCGTCCAGGGTGATGCTCGTCGTAAACGACTCCACGGCGTCACCCTCGGTCCCGTACCAGGTGATGCGCGGTCGGAACGTCATCGTGGCGACGCCGGTCCGGTTGATAAAACCCGACTCGGCGTTGAACTCGCCGTGGTATCCTGTCGTGGAGAAGGATGCGCCGTACTTTCGGCCGGAGGCGCTCGCCGCCACGTACCACATCGGCGCCAGCGTGGTCTCTCCGGGATCTCCCGT from the Rhodothermales bacterium genome contains:
- a CDS encoding peptidylprolyl isomerase, which translates into the protein MKHLVEPTHRRSLLLVALALTVGLTLAGCSGSGQTAIESGKETGSAVARIAGKPLTLHEFEDRYARSVGGRPMAIADSLAEYEDFLNRYAEFRMKVMYAEELGLASDPSITNEIDAYRKQLARPFLLERSIMEPILHTLYERRQKIVDASHILIRVPQDAPPADTLAAYNKLMAIRDSARQGVDFGDLAARNSEDPSARGNAAGARGRLGYFSGGQMVESFEEVAYTTPVDSISGIFRSQFGYHILKVHDLRDRVPDRWASHIAVRDAPRLGDNSTPRERIEAIYAELKAGADFREMAKTRSEDTETGSRGGQLGRVAYTTPQLPESFKNALFNIPEPGGFSDIIETAYGLHIVRLDQIEEPQTFEESYEDLKLNATRLPRVREAEDRMAATIRKREGVFVDTTAILSALHGRPFRARDILDTPAEDMSKLVIGVGSERQTFKDIVDYAETANLPYIADTLQRVYRTIDMYLNNAALDLEASRLEVTNDDFKTIMAEFRDGLLLFKLMEDSVWSAAAQDTAALMAYHHPRADSFWFPDRTRIISIRSRSDSTLKAMTGHLSHGLSVSALVDMAQKDTLNIIRVDTTFMAGPNNSVYDRALSIARGQATAPILNAGSYIALVNDGVEPARQKTFWEARAEVLSEYQEQLEDGLVKRLRKKYKVQLYPAQLAPAFAEEKHKAAIANIDPTLPQIAND
- a CDS encoding RNA polymerase sigma factor encodes the protein MDMPSSDIPQDDRALIEAFKSGDEFAFVSLYNRYKAAVYAFCVKMLLNREQARDAMQETFLRVYENRERLIKTDSFRSWLYTIARNQCLNQLRRNNWQVAFEPQHEESPSLRPDRETPIQELEKSEQIELVNRYLATLKPDYREVIVLREYQNLTYEEIAAITRSSLSAVKSRLFKARRTLAKYLEDALGSEAPKIGVE
- a CDS encoding zf-HC2 domain-containing protein, with the protein product MSTESNRPLAHAADINDDTALEALNLFVDGELGLNEQGPLFAHLAECVSCRRDLEHIMRFRRMSRSEHLVVPPSVDDGFFKKLDALRVSSIRHNRADDRRSVWQRKAPVSFRAAVITAVLVFLTGLLFPSNTPDYARPGYVVGADETIEFPDVSLTPTALATLYVFYPGVTVEAAQHDD
- the gltX gene encoding glutamate--tRNA ligase, with product MTDVRVRFAPSPTGLLHIGGLRTALYNYLFARRHGGTFVLRIEDTDQERFVDEAEQDILDALAWAGLSYDEGPRIGGPFGSYYQSERKAFYKEQVDRLLAEGHAYFAFDTPEELQAMRDRLTSGENPNPRYDAETRLAMRNAFTLPASEVKARVDAGEPYVVRLNVPQGQTIQFNDIIRGTVVFKSSEIDDQVLMKSDGLPTYHLANVVDDHLMRISHIVRGEEWLPSTPKHILLYRSLGWEPPQMAHLPLILSPNGGKLSKRNADKMGIPVNVRQYRELGYEPEALVNYLAFLGWNPGDEREVFNLPDLIDAFSLERIGKGGTQYSPDKMNWYNQQHLRQMDDASLAGRVRPYLDAAGLTAEPAYVERVAGLMKDRITFLHELASTWRFFFEEPQAYDPDGVAKRWKEDSADLLAAYATRLEEAPAFTAAVCEEQLRELAESREAGAGRIIHPVRLAVSGITNGPSLFEMLEVLGRETCVRRMRVAIERLAA